Below is a genomic region from Miniphocaeibacter halophilus.
AGGTTTCAAATAGTGACTTTAAGAAAATGACATATACAGAAGCCATAGAAGTGTTAGAAAAAGCAGATGTAAAATTTGATTATCCTGTAAAATGGGGAATAGATTTACAAACGGAACATGAAAGATATTTAAGTGAGAAAATTGCAAATGGTCCGGTTTTTATAACAGATTACCCAAAAGAAATAAAAGCTTTTTATATGAAATTAAATGAAGACGGAAAAACTGTTGCTGCTACAGACTTATTAGTTCCAGGTATTGGTGAATTAATTGGTGGTAGTGAGAGAGAATACAGATATGATGTATTATTGGATAAGATTAAGGATGCGGGCTTAAATCCGGAAGATTATAGCTGGTATTTAGATTTAAGAAAATATGGAACTGCTAAACATGGTGGTTATGGATTGGGATTTGAAAGAATGATAATGTATTTAACCGGAATGACAAATATAAGAGATGTCATACCGTTTCCAAGAACTGTAGGTCATTGTGAGTATTAGTTGACATATAAATTATTTAATAGTATAATATGCAATGTTGAATAAGTAGAGTTATCCGCTCTCACCTTATCATTACATGAATAAGGTATTAATTGAATTACGGTTTATTTTTGTAATTTTGGCGGGTATTTCTACCTGCCATTTTTTATTTATAACACGGAGGTGTGTATTATTAAGGAATTACAAATTAATGATGAGATTAGAGCAAAAGAGGTTAGATTAATAGATGCTAAAGGTGAACAGAAAGGAATTGTTCCTATTGCCAAAGCATTAGAATTAGCTAGGGAGAGTAATCTTGATCTAGTAAATGTAGCTCCAACTGCTAATCCACCTGTTTGTAAGATTATCGATTATGGTAAGTATAAATACGAGACTATAAAAAAAGAAAAAGAATCTAGAAAAAAACAAAAAACTATCAATGTTAAAGAAGTGAGACTTTCCCCAAATATTGATACTCATGATTTAAATGTAAAAGCTAAAAGAGCAAATAAATTTTTACAAAATGGGGATAAGGTAAAAGTTTCTGTTAGATTTAGAGGTAGAGAATTAGGACATACTGCAATAGGTAGAGATGTTCTTAATAAATTTGCTGAATTAACTGAAGAAAATGGTGTAATTGAGAAAAGACCTGCTATGGAAGGTAGAAGTATGATTATGATATTAAACTCAATTACAGATAAATAATTAGGAGGAATATTATGCCAAAGATGAAAACACATAGAGCTTCTGCTAAGAGATTTAAAAGAACTGGAACTGGTAAACTAAGAAGATTCAAAGCTTACAAAAGTCACTTAACATCTAAAAAATCTCCAAAGAGAATTAGAAATTTAAGAAAAGGTACTTTAGTAAGCAGTGGAGATCAAAAAAGAATCAATCATATGATTCCATAGTTATAGATTAGGAGGAAAATTAAATGGCAAGAATTAAACGTGGTGTTACAGCACACGCTAAACATAAAAAAGTATTAAAAGCAGCAAAAGGTTATTATGGTTCAAAATCTACATTATATAAAACAGCAAATGAAGCTGTTATTAAGTCGATGACTTACTCCTATATAGGTAGAAAGAGAAGAAAAAGAGATTTTAGACAATTATGGATTGCTAGAATAAATGCAGCATCTAGACAAAATGGTCTAAGCTATAGTAAGTTTATGCACGGCTTAAAAAAAGCTAATATAAATATGAATAGAAAAATGTTATCTGAAATGGCTATTAACGATCCAAGTGCATTTGCACAATTAGTAGAAATAGCTAAAAACGCTTAAATCCCATAACATGGGGTTTTTTTGTTTACCCAAATAATTAAAATAAATAGTATATATAATTTAAATATATAAGAAGTGGTAAAAATGAAAACTATAAGAAAAAAAAGAATAATCGATAATCCATCATTATATTTGGTTTTAGGCTTCTTTTCTGTAATTATAATAGGAAGTTTTTTATTAATGCTTCCTATATCTTCTGCAGATGGTACTGTAGGAAATTACATAGATTGCCTTTTCGTTTCAACTTCAAATGTATGTGTTACTGGATTAACTCCAGTAGTAACAGCTACTCATTGGAGTACGTTTGGACATGTTGTAATTATTATTTTAATACAAATTGGTGGACTAGGAATAATGACAATGTCAACATTAATGGCATTAATCTTAGGTAAGAGAATTACCTTGTCTTCAAGATTAGTAATAAAAGAACAATTAAGTGCAGACAATATGAAGGGACTTGTAAAGTTAATAAAATATGTACTAGCATCAACTTTCATTATTGAATTAGTAGGTGCCGCTTTACTATCTATTTCATTTATACCTGAATATGGATTAGGAAAGGGAATTTGGTATAGTATATTTCACTCAATTTCATCCTTTTGTAATGCAGGATTTGATATTTTAGGAGATTCAAGTTTAACAAATTATAATTCAAATGCTTTGGTAATGCTAACAATAGCTGTATTAATAATTTTAGGTGGACTTGGGTTCAATGTTTACACAAATATAACAGCATATAAATTTAATTTTAAGAAGTATTCATTACATGCTAAAATCGTGTTAATTGGAACAGCTTTTCTAATAGTGTCTGTAGCTATATTCATATTTATAGCAGAATATAATAATCCGGGAACATTAAAGGGACTTAGTGCAAAGGATAAGACAATAGCATCTTTCTTTCAATCGGTTACATTAAGAACTGCAGGATACTACTCAATAGACCAGGCTGCTTTACATGATAGTAGTGCTATAATAAGTATTCTTGCTATGTTTATTGGAGGAGCACCGGCTAGTACGGCAGGTGGTTTAAAAATTACAACTTTAGCATTATTAATAATTACAGTAATAAATGAAGTAAAGGGAAACGAAAACATTGTAGTATTTAATAAAAGTATAAGGTTTGAACAAGTTTTTAAAGCTATTACAGTATTTATTATTTTTACTTTTTGGGTGTTATTTGTTTCCATAGTAATAATTATTATAGAACCATTTCCTCCACTAGATGTTTTTTATGAAGTTGTATCAGCTACAGCTACAGTAGGAATTAGTAGAGGAATTACCCCTGACTTAGCGAATGTGTCAAAATTATTGATTATTCTGACCATGTATTTAGGTAGGGTAGGAATGTTGACGTTATTATTTGCTTTTTCAAAAGATAAGAAAAAGAAACAATATAAAGAAGCTTACGGAAATATTATTTTAGGATAGGTGAGAAATGAAACAATTTGTAGTTATTGGTTGTGGTAGATTTGGAAAATCATTAGCGTTAAAATTATCTGAGTTAAATCAAGAGGTTTTGGTTATAGATCAAGATGAGGATGTAGTAAATGAAATTAGTCCTTCTGTTACCTATGCAGTAACAGCAGACGTTACGGCAGAAGGTGTCCTTGAGGATTTAGGAGTACAGAATTTTGATGTAGTAATAATAGGTATGAGTTCAAATTTTGAAGCTTCTGTATTGGTTACTGCAACAGCAAAAGAATTAGGAGTAGATACTGTTATAGCAAAAGTAAAAGATACGCTTCATGGGAAGATTATGACTAAAATTGGAGCGGATAAGGTTATTATTCCAGAAAAGGAAACGGGTTTAAGACTTGCTCATAGCTTGACCAAGAAAAGCATTATAGATTTTATTGAAGTATCTGAAGAATTTAGCCTAATGGAAATAAAAGCTCCTAAAAATTGGACCAATAAAATGATAAAAGACCTAGAAATAAGAAATAAATATAATCTAAGTATTATTGCTGTAAGACGTAATGAGGATATTATTATAAATCCTGAAGCTGATTTAGTAATAGGAAGTTCAGATGTATTATCGGTAGTTGGTAAAACTTCTGATATAGAGGAATTGGTTAATATTACAAATGATTAAAAGAATAGAAAGTAAGGACAATAAAGAGTTTAAAAAATTTAAATCTTTAAAAACCAATACTGGAAGAAAAAAGAATAATCTATTTATAATAGAAGGTAAAAAAATGCTAATAGAAGCATTTACCTCTAAAGTGTCTATACAAAATATAATTATCAATGAGGATTTTAAAGATTTAACTATATTGAAAAATAGAAAAGAGAGTATAATTCAATTAAAAAATTCCTTATTTAATGAAATAACAGAAATGAAAAATTCTGAAGGAATACTAGCTATATGTGAGTTCTTAAGTAATAAGGAAATAGATTTAAGTAAAAATCTTTTAGTCTTGGATAATATTAGAGATCCAGGAAATATGGGGACAATAATACGTACTGCTGAATCCTTTGGATATAATAATATATTATTAATAAATGGTTGTGTAAATATATACAATCATAAGGTTTTACGATCTTCTATGGGATCTATTTTTAGAGTTAATTTAAAAGAAATAAAACTAGAGGATTTAAATATATTAAAAAACACACATTTAATATATTCTATGTCATTATCGGACAATGCAGAAAGCATATTTAATATGACAGATATAAAAAAACATGCTATAATTATTGGAAATGAGGCAAATGGAGTAGACAAGGAAATTATAGAGATTTCAGATAAAAATATTATTATTCCAATTTCAAAAAATGTTGAATCTTTAAATGCAGCAATTGCTGCATCGGTTACAATGTTTTATTTTAATTTAATAAGTACAGTGAAGGAAAAAAAGATAGATTTTAATTAGTAGAGAGCTATGAATTGGTGAAACATAGTAATTAAACTATCCCTATTCATTCCGGAGTTCTCAGGTAATTCTGAGCGTTAACTAACGATATATAGTTTCAAATTAAGTGATGTTTTCATAATTTGGGTGGTACCGCGGAAATCTTTCGTCCCATTTTGGGATGGGAGATTTTTTTATTTAATATAGGTTACTAATAGGAGGAAAAATGAAAAATAAATTATTGAATATAAAAGAACAAACTTTAGCTAAATTAGGTGAAATAAAAAATTTAGAAGAATTAGAGAAAATTAGAGTTAAAATATTAGGTAAAAAAGGAGAGTTGACTCTAGTTTTAAGAGGAATGGGAAAACTATCTAAAGAAGAAAGACCTATTGTAGGACAATATGCAAATGAAATAAGAAATGACATAGAAGACTATATTGGAATAAAGAAAAAGGAATTAATAGAAAAAATAAACAAAATTAAAATAGAGGAAGAAAAAATCGATGTTACAGCAAAAAAGGGCTCTTTAAAAATAGGTCATAGACATCCTTTAAATAAGACTATGGAGGAATTGGAAAATCTGTTTCAAACAATGGGGTTTTCAATTATAGAAGGACCAGAGGTTGAAACTGTTGCAAATAATTTCGATTTGTTAAATTCGCCTAAAAATCATCCATCTAGGGACTTAACAGATACATTTTATATAAATGAAGATATTTTACTTAGAACTCATACTTCAACAGTTCAAATTAGAACTATGTTAAATAACAAACCTCCAATTAGGATGGTTTCAGCAGGTAGGACCTTTAGATTTGATGATGTTGACGACACACACTCTCCGATGTTTCATCAAATTGAGGGTTTAGTAGTAGATAAAAATGTTACCATGTCTAATTTAATGCATACCTTAGATGTATTTATTAGAGAATTCTTTGGGGAAGATATGAAAACTAGATATAGACCACACTATTTTCCTTTTACAGAACCATCTGCAGAAGTAGATGTGTCATGCTTTTCCTGTCATGGTGAAGGATGTCCAGAATGTAATTATACAGGATGGAGTATGGAATTATTAGGATGTGGAATGGTTCATCCTAATGTATTGAGAAATTGTGGCATTGATCCGGAAATTTATTCAGGATTTGCCTTTGGAATGGGAATAGATAGAATTACAATGGTAAAACATGGTATTAATAACATTAGATTATTATATGATAACGATAAGAGATTTTTAGAACAGTTTTAGGAGGAATATATGCTATTACCAATAGTTTGGATGAAAGAATATGTTAATATAGATACAGATATTATGGAATTAATAAATGAAGTTACACTATCAGGTTCACATGTTGAATCAATTAATGATTTAGGAGAAAAATTAAACAATATAGTTGTTGCAAAAATATTAGAAATAAAAAAACATCCTAATGCTGATAAATTATCCTTAGTAAAAGTTGATTATGGAGAAAAAGTAGTTGAAATAATTACCGGTGCTAAAAATATGAAAGAAGGAGATTTAGTAGCTTTTGCAAAACTTGGAGCAATATTACCAGATGGGTTAGAAATAAAGCCAATTGATTTAAAGGGAATAGAGTCTACAGGAATGTTATGTTCATATGAAGAATTAGGATATATTGATAGTGTTATTCCTAAAAGTTCAGCAAATGGAATTATAATTTTAGAAAATGGTAAAATTGGAGAAAATATTATAGATGCTTTACAATTAAAGGATCCAGTTGTAGAATTTGAAATAACGCCTAATAGATCGGATTGTTTGTCAATAGTAGGTATTTCAAGAGAAGTAGCAGCAACTTTTAACAAGAAAATCAATTTACCAACAATAAATATAGAAAGAGAAGAGGATAAAATTGAAAATTATTTTAACTCAATAGAAGTTTTATCTGACAATTGTTTAAGATATGTGGGAAAAATTGTAAAAGATGTTGTAGTAAAAGAATCTCCTCAATGGATGCAAAATTACTTAATGCAAGCTGGAATGAGGCCGATAAATAATATTGTAGATATTACAAACTATGTTTTATTGGAATTAGGACAACCTCTTCATGCTTTTGATATTGAAACTTTAGAAGATAAAAAAATCATTGTAAGACAAGCAAATGAAAATGAAGAAATGACAACATTGGACAATAACAGTAGAAAATTAAGGAAAACGGATCTAGTTATTTCCGATGGGAAAAAACCGGTAGCCATAGCTGGAGTTATGGGAGGATTAAATAGTGAAATAACTAATAGTACAAAAACTATTTTAGTTGAATCTGCAGTATTTGATGCTGATTCAGTTAGAAAAACCTCTAAACATTTAGGACTTAGAACAGAGGCATCTCAAAGGTTTGAAAAGGGAATATCACCTGAAATAAGTAAATATGCAGCCGAAAGAGTTTGTGAACTTATTGAAGAAACAAATTCAGGTACCGTTGTTAAAGGAAGCTATGATATTTATAAAAAACCTCAAGAAGATAGGATAATTAATATTAGTGTTGAAAGAATCAATAAATTATTGGGAACAGAAATTTCTAAGGAAGAAATTGTAAACTATTTAGAAAATTTAGAATTTGAAGTAGAAGAAGAAAATGATATTTTAATAGTAAAAGTTCCTAAATTTAGATTGGATATTAGTATAGAAGAAGATATAATTGAGGAAGTGGGGAGATTATATGGTTTCCATAATATTGAACCAAAACCATTAGGTGGAGGATTATTACGAGGTAAAAAATCATATAATAGACTAATAGAAGATGAAACTAAAAATATAATGTATGCATTGGGGTTATATGAAGCTACTACCTATTCTTTTATAAGCAGAAAAGCCTACTCTAAAACATTAACGGATATTGATGAAGAGGAATTAGTTACATTAAAAAATCCATTAGGGGAAGACTTTAGTGTAATGCGAACTACTTTAATTCCAAATATTTTAAATGTATTGGAAAAAAATAGTAAAAATAAAATAGATGAATTTAAGGTTTATGAATTAGGAAATACATTCCATTCCTATGATGCAAAAAAACTTCCAGTAGAAAGTAAAAAAGTAACATTGGGAATGTACGGTAAATATGATTTTTATGATATAAAGGATATAGTGTCAATCTATTTAAATCAATTAGGTTTGAAAGATTTAGAATTTACTGCCTTAACAGATAATAAAACATTTCATCCAGGTAGAGCAGCAAGCATTGCTTTTAAGGGAGAAGTACTAGGACAAATTGGAGAAATTAGCTATGAAGTTGCAGAAAACTATAATATTGGTTCAAGAGTATATATAGCTGAAATTGATTTATCAATAGTGGGAAAATATGTAAATTTAGAAAAGACATATAAGCCAATTATAAAGTATCCTAGTATTGAACGGGATATAGCAATTGTTGTAGATAGAAATTTAGAAACTGCAAAAATTGAAAATGTAATAGAAGGTTCAGGAAAAGGTCTTGTGCAAAAAATAGATTTATTTGATATATACACAGGAGAGCACGTAGATAGCAATAAAAAGAGCTTAGCATATAGAATAGTTTTTCAATCTCCAGAAAGAACATTAAAAGAAAAAGAAGTGAACATTATTGTAGAAGATATATTAAACGAGTTAGAAAAGGGTTTTGGTGCTAAATTAAGGAGCTAAAATGTCTGAAAAAACAAAATATAATATAAGGATATTAAATAATACCTATACAATAAAATCTGACAAATCAGAAGAAGCTATAGATGAAATTACCAGTAAAATTAATAGTAAATTATCAGAACTAAGAAAAAATAATCCTAATTTAAAACAGGAGATGCTTCTAAGCTTAGCTTTGTTATATTTTAGTGAAGAAATTACAAATAATGATTTAGAGAT
It encodes:
- a CDS encoding TrkH family potassium uptake protein, producing MKTIRKKRIIDNPSLYLVLGFFSVIIIGSFLLMLPISSADGTVGNYIDCLFVSTSNVCVTGLTPVVTATHWSTFGHVVIIILIQIGGLGIMTMSTLMALILGKRITLSSRLVIKEQLSADNMKGLVKLIKYVLASTFIIELVGAALLSISFIPEYGLGKGIWYSIFHSISSFCNAGFDILGDSSLTNYNSNALVMLTIAVLIILGGLGFNVYTNITAYKFNFKKYSLHAKIVLIGTAFLIVSVAIFIFIAEYNNPGTLKGLSAKDKTIASFFQSVTLRTAGYYSIDQAALHDSSAIISILAMFIGGAPASTAGGLKITTLALLIITVINEVKGNENIVVFNKSIRFEQVFKAITVFIIFTFWVLFVSIVIIIIEPFPPLDVFYEVVSATATVGISRGITPDLANVSKLLIILTMYLGRVGMLTLLFAFSKDKKKKQYKEAYGNIILG
- a CDS encoding potassium channel family protein yields the protein MKQFVVIGCGRFGKSLALKLSELNQEVLVIDQDEDVVNEISPSVTYAVTADVTAEGVLEDLGVQNFDVVIIGMSSNFEASVLVTATAKELGVDTVIAKVKDTLHGKIMTKIGADKVIIPEKETGLRLAHSLTKKSIIDFIEVSEEFSLMEIKAPKNWTNKMIKDLEIRNKYNLSIIAVRRNEDIIINPEADLVIGSSDVLSVVGKTSDIEELVNITND
- the pheS gene encoding phenylalanine--tRNA ligase subunit alpha, which encodes MKNKLLNIKEQTLAKLGEIKNLEELEKIRVKILGKKGELTLVLRGMGKLSKEERPIVGQYANEIRNDIEDYIGIKKKELIEKINKIKIEEEKIDVTAKKGSLKIGHRHPLNKTMEELENLFQTMGFSIIEGPEVETVANNFDLLNSPKNHPSRDLTDTFYINEDILLRTHTSTVQIRTMLNNKPPIRMVSAGRTFRFDDVDDTHSPMFHQIEGLVVDKNVTMSNLMHTLDVFIREFFGEDMKTRYRPHYFPFTEPSAEVDVSCFSCHGEGCPECNYTGWSMELLGCGMVHPNVLRNCGIDPEIYSGFAFGMGIDRITMVKHGINNIRLLYDNDKRFLEQF
- the rpmI gene encoding 50S ribosomal protein L35, with the protein product MPKMKTHRASAKRFKRTGTGKLRRFKAYKSHLTSKKSPKRIRNLRKGTLVSSGDQKRINHMIP
- the infC gene encoding translation initiation factor IF-3, with the translated sequence MCIIKELQINDEIRAKEVRLIDAKGEQKGIVPIAKALELARESNLDLVNVAPTANPPVCKIIDYGKYKYETIKKEKESRKKQKTINVKEVRLSPNIDTHDLNVKAKRANKFLQNGDKVKVSVRFRGRELGHTAIGRDVLNKFAELTEENGVIEKRPAMEGRSMIMILNSITDK
- a CDS encoding TrmH family RNA methyltransferase; its protein translation is MIKRIESKDNKEFKKFKSLKTNTGRKKNNLFIIEGKKMLIEAFTSKVSIQNIIINEDFKDLTILKNRKESIIQLKNSLFNEITEMKNSEGILAICEFLSNKEIDLSKNLLVLDNIRDPGNMGTIIRTAESFGYNNILLINGCVNIYNHKVLRSSMGSIFRVNLKEIKLEDLNILKNTHLIYSMSLSDNAESIFNMTDIKKHAIIIGNEANGVDKEIIEISDKNIIIPISKNVESLNAAIAASVTMFYFNLISTVKEKKIDFN
- the pheT gene encoding phenylalanine--tRNA ligase subunit beta is translated as MLLPIVWMKEYVNIDTDIMELINEVTLSGSHVESINDLGEKLNNIVVAKILEIKKHPNADKLSLVKVDYGEKVVEIITGAKNMKEGDLVAFAKLGAILPDGLEIKPIDLKGIESTGMLCSYEELGYIDSVIPKSSANGIIILENGKIGENIIDALQLKDPVVEFEITPNRSDCLSIVGISREVAATFNKKINLPTINIEREEDKIENYFNSIEVLSDNCLRYVGKIVKDVVVKESPQWMQNYLMQAGMRPINNIVDITNYVLLELGQPLHAFDIETLEDKKIIVRQANENEEMTTLDNNSRKLRKTDLVISDGKKPVAIAGVMGGLNSEITNSTKTILVESAVFDADSVRKTSKHLGLRTEASQRFEKGISPEISKYAAERVCELIEETNSGTVVKGSYDIYKKPQEDRIINISVERINKLLGTEISKEEIVNYLENLEFEVEEENDILIVKVPKFRLDISIEEDIIEEVGRLYGFHNIEPKPLGGGLLRGKKSYNRLIEDETKNIMYALGLYEATTYSFISRKAYSKTLTDIDEEELVTLKNPLGEDFSVMRTTLIPNILNVLEKNSKNKIDEFKVYELGNTFHSYDAKKLPVESKKVTLGMYGKYDFYDIKDIVSIYLNQLGLKDLEFTALTDNKTFHPGRAASIAFKGEVLGQIGEISYEVAENYNIGSRVYIAEIDLSIVGKYVNLEKTYKPIIKYPSIERDIAIVVDRNLETAKIENVIEGSGKGLVQKIDLFDIYTGEHVDSNKKSLAYRIVFQSPERTLKEKEVNIIVEDILNELEKGFGAKLRS
- the rplT gene encoding 50S ribosomal protein L20, coding for MARIKRGVTAHAKHKKVLKAAKGYYGSKSTLYKTANEAVIKSMTYSYIGRKRRKRDFRQLWIARINAASRQNGLSYSKFMHGLKKANINMNRKMLSEMAINDPSAFAQLVEIAKNA